The following nucleotide sequence is from Barnesiella viscericola DSM 18177.
CCGCATCTTTCTGAACGGGAAGCCGGTCATGCAGACCGACAACATGTTCGTGGCCTGGGAGAAGGAGGTGAAACCCTTGCTCGTCGTAGGAGAGAATACCCTGACCGTCCACTTTACATCGCCGCTCAAAGCGGTCGAACCGATATACCGGCAGACAGGTATCGACTACCCCGCCGACAACGACCACAGTACGCCCCACCTGAGTGTCTATGCCCGCAAAGCCCCCTACCACTACGGGTGGGACTGGGGTATCCGCCTGGTGGGTTGCGGCATTTGGCGACCGGCCCGACTGCTCCTCTACAACGGGCTACGCATTGACGATGCCTTCACCCGCACCCTGCACGTCGACAACGACCGGGCCGAACTCTCGACCGACCTGCTCGTCGTCAACGAGAACAGCCGTCCTGTCGAATCGGTCGAGGTGCGCTTCACCCTCTCCCATGCTGGAAGCGAAGTGACCCACTGGTGCCGGGAGTACACCCTGCAACCGGGCGAAAACCGCATCACCCTGCCAGCCGAGGTGGCTCACCCGAAACTCTGGCAACCCAACGGCTGGGGCGAGGCTCACCTCTACGACGTGGAGATAACCCTCGCGAAAGGGGGCAAACAGTTGTCGAGCCGCCGCTACCAGACGGGGATACGCACCATCGAGTTCATCAACGAGCCGGACGAGCTGGGGCGCAACTTCTACTTCCGGGTAAACGGCCGTCCGCTCTTTGCCAAAGGCACCAACTACATACCGCAAGACATCATACTCCCCCGGGTTACCCCCGCCGACTACGAACGGCTGTTCCGCGACATGAAGGAGTCGCACATGAACATGGTGCGGGTATGGGGCGGCGGTGTGTATGAAGAGGAACTCTTCTATCGGTTGGCCGACCGCTACGGCATACTCGTCTGGCAGGATTTCATGTTTGCCTGCTCGGCCTACCCCGGCGATACAGCCTTCCTCGGCAACGTGGCCCGCGAAGCCCGCTACAACATCAGGCGGCTGCGCAACCACCCCTCGCTGGCCCTGTGGTGCGGCAACAACGAAATCTACGAAGGTCTCAAATACTGGGGGTGGAACCACCGCTACCCGGCCGAGACCTTTGAACAGATGCGGCGCGACTACCACACCCTCTTCCGCGACACCCTCGCCGAGTGCGTGCGCCGCTACGACCCGCAACGCAGCTACATACACACCTCGCCCGACTCGGCCAACTGGGGACGCCCCGCCACACAGACCCAGGGCGATATCCACTACTGGGGCATCTGGTATGGCCGGGAGATGTTCGACACCATGGACACCCTCTCCCTGCGGTTCGTCAGCGAATTCGGGTTCGAGTCCTTCCCCGAGATGAAGACCCTGCTCACTTTTGCCGGGCCCGACGACCTGCATATCGACTCCGAGGTGATGACCCACCGCCAGAAGAGCAGCATCGGCAACGAACTGATACAAGAGTACATGCAGAACTACTACCGCATGCCCCGCACCTTCGACGACTTCGTCTACCTGGGACTGTTACTGCAAGGACACGGCATCGCCCACGGCATAGAGACCAACCGGCGGCAACGCCCCGTGTGCATGGGGTCGCTCTACTGGCAACTCAACGACAGCTGGCCCGCCATCTCGTGGTCGGCCATCGACTACTACAAGAACAAGAAAGCCCTCTACTACCACGCCCGCGACGCCTTCGCCCCCCTGATGCTCTCGACCACCGTCCAGAGCGACAGCCTATCGGTCTACACCCTCTCCGACCGGATTGACCGGATTGACCAGGCCCGTATCACCATCGGTCTGCAAGATTTCTACGGGAAAGAGCTGAACACCGTCAGCTTCGCGTGCGACATAGAGCCCAACGCCACCCGACACATTGCAACCCTCAGCCTCGCCAACCTGCTGGGTGGCTGGAAGAAAAACGAGGTACTCCTCACTTTACGGATAGAGCATCAAGGCGAAACCCTCTTCGACGGCCACAAGTTCCTCACCGTACCCAAGGAGCTGAACCTGCCCCGGCCTCATCTGACCCAAACCGTCGAGACGACACCTCTGGGCGTCACGCTCACCCTCACCACCGACTGCCTGGCCAAAGATGTGTTCATCGAGATACCCACCCAAGGGGCCGACCTCTCCGACAACTTCTTCGACCTGCTGCCGGGCGAGCGCAAAGTGGTAACCATCGACGGAGCCGACATCACCCCCGAGGCGGTGACCCGCATCAGAATCCGCACCCTCACCGACACGTATGAGGGGAAGTGATGAGAGAACTTATAGGAGATCTTTTATACTACATAATTCATATCAACCCAATTACTAATTTCCTTACATACACAAAAGCACATAAAATCATGAGAATAATTGCATTAGAAGGGCAATCCAATAGTGGAAAGACCCAAACATTAAATTTAGTCTACGCATTTCTATTAAAAGCTGGATATACACAGCTACCTCATGCTTTTCTAGATTTGATGAACGACGATTGTTTAGATGTTCTCCAAGGATTCGGGAAAACAATAGGCATTGTAACACAAGGCGATTATGCAATAGGCCAATATGCTGTTAAGAATCACCTTATGCACTTGAAGTCATTCGATTGTGACATTGTAATTTGTGCTTGTACAATTGGGAGAAACAAACAAAAAATCAGAGATGCAATAATGGCATATCCCGACTACCGTTTCATAACCAAGTCCAAAAGCAAATCTGCCGATTTAGTGCGAATAGACAATTTTAATTGCGCTATCCATATAATGAATATGATCTAGAATCACCTTATCCTTAAATGATATTGATTCAGAGATTGTCTTAAACAAGTACATATCCTCTGTTCTCCTTTTTCAACACACCTTGACCGACCAGTTGCAGAACAGCCCGTGAAAGGGACGGGCGAGCGACTCCAAGAATAAAGGCGGCCTCCTGCAAATTCTGTATGCTCCCGTTTTGTTCGATATAGCTCATGATTCGCGACGAGAGTGTCTGCAAGGCAAATTCGTTCAGCCGCTTGCTCAGGAACATACTGTGATCCGATATGACCGTCAGATAATTGCGCAGGACCAAAGGTTCGGACTCGATGATTCTCAACAGACTCTCTTTGCTGACAATCCAAAGGTCGCAGTCACTGTTCGCCAAGATGGTAACGGGGAATATGCCTTCGGAACTAAATACAAAAGCCGAGGCCAGCACATCGGGGGCCGACAAGGTGTCGAGGGTAAATTCCTTTCCCTCCTCACTGATCATTTTGGCGTAGACACTCCCTTCGCACAGGATATACAACGACCGGCAGGCATTCCCCTGCATGGCAATGGTATCGCCCTTTTTATAATGAACATACCGGCTGGGAAAATCGTGCATGATTCTCTCGATCGTATCCTTATTTCCGCCCCTAAACAGGGGCATTTCATAAATCTCATTATTCATCGCAACCAATTATATCATTCCTTATTTTACCCTTTTTGCCCCAGCGTAACATTTGTTACCGATTGTGAGCATACAATCCGATACTTTTGCACCGGTCAAAAGGATTTCAACAGTTCTTGGGGAGCAATTATCCTTGTACACTTGCAGGAACAGGCAATATCGTCCCGACGATTTTAACGCTCAAATTTACCTATTTTGTTCTGTTCAGATTCTTTTTTCCGGCAAGAATATACTATCAACAAACATATACTAAAAAGTATCCATACAATGAGGAATACGATTTATCTCCTTCTGACAAGTATATTGATACTCTCTGCCTGTGCCGAAGAGGAGCATTGGGATTCGATAGCCCCCGGACATGATGCAGGCGATTTTTCGTTTCTGCTGGCACATGAAGAGTATGCAGAGCCCCGGTCGGCCGAAAGTTTAACCGGGAAGTCCCAACCGGGCGCGGCATCATTGCGCCAAACCTTGTCGAATTATGACCGGGTGGAGTTCGTGGTCGTCGATGAAGCCGGTAACCGGGTGAACGGAGTCAAAGGATTGTATGACAAAAACTCGTCAACCATGCGTTTGGAGGGATTGCACGCAGGCGCTTACCGCATTCTGATTCTGGGCATGAAGGGCGACCCGGCTGCCGACCAGGCGACCATACACCCGATCAATCATATCTCAGAGGTGTGGCTCTCGTTTCCCGAAGAGTTGGCCAAGCCTCTGGACGGTGAATATTTCTACTCGGTAACGCCCTTTACCGTGAGAGAAGTATCCACGGCATCGGGGCATGAGGTGATTGCCGAGATTCCCGAGCGAATTGTCCAACGCCGCATTGTGGGCCGAATGGATTTCGCCTTCTCCTACAACAACCCCTACATCAGAACCGCCGTCACCTCCAACACGGTCACGTTAAACAGCAACAGCCGATTTTATACGCAACTGTCGGGCGAGGGCTTGTACTCGGGAGCGAGCAATGGTGAGATGAAGGTGCTGGACCTGTCGGAGCAGACGGAATACTTATTCATGCCCACAATCCAGGGCGGGTCGGTAACAGGCGATGCCACCCTGCTTACCCGGGATTATCGGGGCAGTGCGACACGACGTTCATACACCTTCGAGCTGGATTCCGTTACCGGCAACCATATCGGCCAGGTCGAGATTCAGGTCGTGCACCCCGACGATGAAATAGGTACCATGTTCATCACCGACCGGGCGTATGCCGAGGGGCAACACGGCCTCATTCTGCAAGACGACGAACCGCATGCCATCTACACGGATAAGACACTGCGCAACTTCAATACGACTCGTCCGCTGCAACTCTCCATTACGCCCGAGGGGCAACTTCATGCCCGGTTTTACTCGCCTCGGGCGCTGAACAACGTTCTGGTGAGGGCGCGTATCCCTTCGGCCGGGAATGAGTATGTCGACCTGGCCTATTTCGACCACATTCCCCCTTTTGCCGATTTCTACGAAGAGGTTCCCTTGTTGAAAAAAGCTTGGTATTTCCGCTCCGAGTCGGGCAAGATTGTCAAAATGCCCCTGATGCAGGCCGACGACTTTTCGGGTATCGAGTTCAAGATAGAATCCGACGACCCCTATTTGGAGAAACTCAAAGGCATCATACATGGCTGGAACATACGATTCCATCTGTTCGACGGGGATCCCACGAAGCCCGACGGAGGACCTGTGGGAAACTGGATGGGTATCCGCCCCGTACATTGCCGCGAAGCGGTGGCCTTCTTCCTGAATTTTACCTACATGATTGACATGCCCGAGCATGAAGAGATATTACGAGCCAACGAAGACCGGCTGTATGGGAACGGAGGGGTCAACGACAAGGTATCGCCCGACGTCGTACTGAGGCAGATGAGACAGGAACGCACGCTGAACGTGGGTCTGGTCTATCCCGGTAACGGCGTCATCGGACTGGGGGGAGGTTCCTCCTACGGCGTATGGCAGAAGGGCTGGCTGACCCACTACAACAACACCTATGCCTGCGAAATCATGTTTCACGAGCTGGGTCACGTGATGGGATACAGCCACAGCAGTGCCTTCACCTATGGCCCCTGGGCTCAGGAGCTGATGAACCACTTTTACGTCAATCACCTCCACGAGATGCCCATCGACTCTCCCAGTTATCTCAACAGCAGCACAAATCCCAATTTATATCCACAATAATCATCGATATAGGAAATGAATACAAACATATTGACCTGCCTGACCCTATCGATGCTCCTGCTCGGGGTAATGACGGGCTGCAATGAGGAGCACCATCTCCCGGAGTCGGGAAATCCGAACGCGATAACCGTCAGACTGGCAACCGACAAGTCGGGAAGCGACGAGGAATCGGTCGTCAACCAGGTAACCGGCTACCGGTTTGTCGACGGTATATTGGAAGAGGTGATTACACCGTCAAAGAGAGTGGGAACCCAACTATACACGTTTGCACCTTCCTCGTTCACGGGCACACTGCACATATTGGCCAATACGCAGCTATTGAGGGGGCTCGAAACACTCGACCCCGGCCACTCGACCCTGGACGATTTTCTCGCCCTCGAAGGGAGTGTGGACGAGATGACGGGTGACGGCGTACTGATGACCGGCATGACCTCCCTGGGGGAATCGACCTCGGCGGTTATCCCGATGACCCGAGCGATAGCCCGGATCGATATTGAATCGCTCGAAAAAG
It contains:
- a CDS encoding beta-mannosidase — encoded protein: MNYRIVILLIIFLFFMKPSYSQHPVDDTREIMLDRGWCFAPEGETQSYPATVPGTVHADLLRNGLLDDPFYGKNEEKVKWVEEKDWCYTTTFTVDRTTRERYSHARLIFEGLDTFARIFLNGKPVMQTDNMFVAWEKEVKPLLVVGENTLTVHFTSPLKAVEPIYRQTGIDYPADNDHSTPHLSVYARKAPYHYGWDWGIRLVGCGIWRPARLLLYNGLRIDDAFTRTLHVDNDRAELSTDLLVVNENSRPVESVEVRFTLSHAGSEVTHWCREYTLQPGENRITLPAEVAHPKLWQPNGWGEAHLYDVEITLAKGGKQLSSRRYQTGIRTIEFINEPDELGRNFYFRVNGRPLFAKGTNYIPQDIILPRVTPADYERLFRDMKESHMNMVRVWGGGVYEEELFYRLADRYGILVWQDFMFACSAYPGDTAFLGNVAREARYNIRRLRNHPSLALWCGNNEIYEGLKYWGWNHRYPAETFEQMRRDYHTLFRDTLAECVRRYDPQRSYIHTSPDSANWGRPATQTQGDIHYWGIWYGREMFDTMDTLSLRFVSEFGFESFPEMKTLLTFAGPDDLHIDSEVMTHRQKSSIGNELIQEYMQNYYRMPRTFDDFVYLGLLLQGHGIAHGIETNRRQRPVCMGSLYWQLNDSWPAISWSAIDYYKNKKALYYHARDAFAPLMLSTTVQSDSLSVYTLSDRIDRIDQARITIGLQDFYGKELNTVSFACDIEPNATRHIATLSLANLLGGWKKNEVLLTLRIEHQGETLFDGHKFLTVPKELNLPRPHLTQTVETTPLGVTLTLTTDCLAKDVFIEIPTQGADLSDNFFDLLPGERKVVTIDGADITPEAVTRIRIRTLTDTYEGK
- a CDS encoding Crp/Fnr family transcriptional regulator, giving the protein MNNEIYEMPLFRGGNKDTIERIMHDFPSRYVHYKKGDTIAMQGNACRSLYILCEGSVYAKMISEEGKEFTLDTLSAPDVLASAFVFSSEGIFPVTILANSDCDLWIVSKESLLRIIESEPLVLRNYLTVISDHSMFLSKRLNEFALQTLSSRIMSYIEQNGSIQNLQEAAFILGVARPSLSRAVLQLVGQGVLKKENRGYVLV